Proteins encoded together in one Chryseobacterium sp. G0201 window:
- the lpxB gene encoding lipid-A-disaccharide synthase — translation MKYYIIAGEASGDLHGSNLMKSLKKKDPNAEFRFWGGDLMKEQGGTLVKHYRDLAFMGFLEVAMNLRTILNNIKICKEDIKAHQPDVLILVDYPGFNLRIAKFAKELGIKVIYYISPQLWAWKEGRVEIIKKYVDEMMVILPFEEDFYKKHGVHSHFVGHPLLDAISSLKEISIDNFKKEHGLNEKEIIALLPGSRKQEVEKMLEIMLSVRPHFKNYQFVIAGAPSLPKDFYQKYVDDNVHFVSNKTYDLLRCSKAALVTSGTATLETALLNVPEVVCYRGSKISYAIAKRLVKNIKYISLVNLIMDREVVKELIQNDLNTKSLVDELNRILGGEKRTQLLKDYELLREKLGGSGASDHAADVILKV, via the coding sequence ATGAAATATTATATCATCGCAGGAGAGGCGTCCGGAGATTTGCACGGAAGTAATTTAATGAAGTCTTTAAAAAAGAAAGATCCCAACGCAGAATTTCGCTTTTGGGGAGGTGATTTGATGAAAGAGCAGGGCGGAACACTGGTGAAACATTATCGTGATCTTGCATTCATGGGCTTTTTGGAGGTTGCAATGAATCTGAGAACGATCCTGAATAATATTAAAATTTGTAAAGAAGATATTAAAGCTCATCAACCTGATGTTTTAATTTTGGTTGATTATCCGGGGTTTAATTTAAGGATTGCAAAATTTGCAAAAGAACTTGGAATTAAAGTTATCTATTATATTTCACCACAACTTTGGGCCTGGAAAGAGGGTAGAGTAGAGATTATCAAAAAATATGTTGATGAAATGATGGTGATTCTTCCTTTTGAGGAAGATTTTTATAAAAAACATGGAGTACATTCTCATTTTGTGGGACATCCGTTGTTGGATGCCATTTCGAGTTTAAAAGAAATCAGTATTGATAATTTCAAGAAAGAGCACGGTTTAAACGAAAAAGAAATTATTGCACTTTTACCCGGTTCCAGAAAACAGGAAGTTGAAAAAATGCTGGAAATCATGCTTTCTGTGCGACCTCATTTTAAAAACTATCAGTTCGTAATTGCCGGTGCACCGAGTCTTCCTAAAGATTTTTATCAGAAATATGTTGACGATAACGTTCATTTTGTTTCCAATAAAACGTATGATTTGTTAAGATGTTCAAAAGCAGCTTTGGTAACTTCCGGAACGGCAACTTTAGAAACGGCCTTGTTGAATGTTCCTGAAGTAGTTTGTTACCGTGGAAGTAAAATTTCTTATGCCATTGCCAAAAGATTGGTTAAAAATATAAAGTATATTTCTTTGGTTAATCTGATTATGGATAGGGAAGTGGTAAAAGAATTAATTCAAAACGATCTGAATACGAAAAGTCTTGTCGATGAATTAAATAGAATTTTAGGAGGCGAGAAAAGAACTCAGCTTTTAAAAGACTACGAGTTATTAAGAGAAAAACTTGGAGGAAGCGGAGCAAGTGATCACGCAGCAGATGTGATTTTAAAAGTTTAA
- a CDS encoding DUF2480 family protein: MSEEFEIRNKVAESGLINFDLATLVPKGTRKGIDLKDFLFMEMILKEKDFREKVAAINTEEYEDTYIYIYNSADAIVPLWAYFVLTAKLTSVAKKIVFGSREDLEVILMHNAVQTYDFEEMRGKRVLVKGCSDKEIPENAYIELVEQLQPLVKSLMFGEACSNVPILKN; encoded by the coding sequence ATGTCAGAAGAATTTGAAATCAGAAATAAAGTTGCAGAGAGCGGTCTTATAAATTTTGATCTTGCCACACTTGTTCCGAAAGGCACTAGAAAAGGCATTGATCTTAAAGATTTTCTTTTCATGGAAATGATCCTGAAAGAAAAAGATTTCCGCGAAAAAGTTGCAGCTATCAATACAGAAGAATATGAGGACACTTATATTTACATTTATAATTCAGCAGATGCGATCGTTCCTCTTTGGGCTTATTTTGTATTAACTGCGAAACTTACAAGTGTAGCAAAAAAAATCGTTTTTGGAAGTCGTGAAGATCTTGAAGTTATCTTAATGCACAACGCAGTTCAGACTTACGACTTTGAAGAAATGAGAGGAAAAAGAGTTTTGGTGAAAGGTTGTTCTGATAAAGAAATACCCGAAAATGCTTATATAGAATTGGTAGAACAGTTACAGCCATTGGTAAAATCTTTGATGTTTGGAGAAGCTTGCTCGAATGTTCCTATTTTAAAAAATTAA